In Methanosarcina siciliae T4/M, one genomic interval encodes:
- a CDS encoding nucleotide sugar dehydrogenase: MSKLEKLLKERGPIRKIGVLGMGYVGIPAAVLFADAPCFDKVLGFQRNSKSSGYKIDMLNRGESPLKGEEPGLEELIGKVVKAGKFECTPDFSRISELDAVTLAIQTPFANPKDLEPDFSALVEGIRNAGKYLRPGMLVVLESTITPGTTEGMAKSILEEESGLKAGEDFALAHAPERVMVGRLLKNIREHDRIVGGINEASTKRAVELYSPVLTVGKVIPMSATAAEVTKTAENTFRDLQIAAINQLALYCEAMGINVYDVRTGVDSLKGDGITRAILWPGAGVGGHCLTKDTYHLERGVKIGKGEIDYPEGADSIYVLARKVNDFMPVHMYNLTVAALEKLGKKLEGSKVAILGWAFIKDSDDARNTPSEPYRDLCLKAGASVMVHDPYVVNYPSVEISDNLEEVVKDADAVAVLAGHSAYFDVKADWLKKVSGKTNPVIVDGRNVVEPDEFIEKGFVYKGIGRGDRNSHEIK; the protein is encoded by the coding sequence ATGAGCAAACTGGAAAAACTTCTAAAAGAACGGGGCCCTATTAGAAAAATAGGTGTGCTTGGCATGGGGTATGTAGGTATCCCTGCGGCTGTTCTGTTCGCAGATGCTCCCTGTTTTGACAAGGTACTGGGCTTCCAGCGCAACTCAAAAAGCTCAGGTTATAAGATTGATATGCTCAATAGAGGAGAAAGCCCGCTCAAAGGGGAAGAGCCAGGCCTTGAAGAACTAATCGGAAAGGTTGTGAAAGCAGGCAAGTTTGAGTGCACCCCTGATTTCTCGAGAATCTCCGAACTTGATGCAGTTACACTTGCAATTCAAACTCCTTTTGCAAATCCCAAAGACCTGGAACCCGATTTCAGTGCCCTTGTAGAGGGGATCAGGAACGCAGGAAAATACCTGAGACCTGGTATGCTCGTAGTCCTCGAATCTACGATCACTCCCGGAACAACCGAAGGAATGGCAAAGAGTATCCTTGAAGAAGAGTCCGGGCTAAAGGCCGGAGAAGATTTTGCCCTCGCGCATGCCCCTGAAAGGGTAATGGTAGGCAGGCTCCTGAAAAATATCCGGGAACACGACAGGATCGTAGGCGGAATCAATGAGGCAAGCACAAAAAGAGCCGTTGAGCTGTACTCTCCCGTGCTCACGGTCGGGAAGGTTATCCCTATGAGTGCAACCGCAGCTGAGGTTACAAAAACCGCAGAAAATACTTTCCGCGATCTTCAGATTGCCGCAATCAACCAGCTTGCCCTTTACTGTGAAGCCATGGGCATAAACGTCTATGATGTGAGAACTGGAGTCGACAGCTTAAAAGGTGACGGCATTACAAGAGCTATCCTCTGGCCCGGGGCAGGAGTCGGAGGCCATTGCCTGACAAAGGACACCTACCACCTGGAAAGGGGAGTCAAGATCGGAAAGGGAGAGATTGACTATCCCGAAGGTGCGGACTCGATTTATGTACTTGCAAGAAAAGTCAATGATTTCATGCCTGTACACATGTACAACCTGACTGTTGCAGCCCTTGAGAAGCTTGGAAAGAAGCTGGAAGGCTCAAAGGTTGCAATTCTCGGATGGGCGTTTATCAAGGACTCGGATGATGCCAGAAACACTCCCTCAGAACCTTACAGGGACCTCTGCCTGAAAGCCGGAGCCAGTGTTATGGTACACGACCCGTACGTAGTAAATTATCCGAGCGTTGAGATCTCCGATAACCTGGAAGAGGTTGTAAAAGACGCGGATGCTGTAGCAGTGCTTGCGGGGCACAGTGCATACTTTGATGTGAAAGCCGACTGGCTAAAGAAAGTAAGCGGAAAAACAAATCCGGTTATTGTTGATGGGAGAAATGTAGTTGAACCGGATGAATTTATTGAAAAGGGGTTTGTGTATAAGGGGATTGGGAGGGGAGACAGAAACTCGCATGAGATAAAATAA
- a CDS encoding glycosyltransferase family 4 protein, producing MKLCPQGVFMNILYISFPDLNGSDGSSTHVREILRNLSINNSITVVSPTKYPPDFGNNLTFKRCGYLDINFLRAFTFSINAFFICCFYLLRNKCDLIYERAHFFGTGCNVSLLFNIPVVVEVNGISNETGLLPRSIAKILHLVLSNRYSCATHIIAVTPKLKEFLQSTYEIPSHKISVVENGANTDLFKPMDRKSVLETLNLDANYKYICFVGHLAPWQGVDYLIKSSPYILSKCPNTKFVIVGEGPKFDELVKLVNHLNISQNYLFTGYVDYETVPFYINASNICVAPFVIERNERIGLSALKLYEYLACGKPVVASKITGVEELLSTSNGGISVAPEDVCDLGKTIVRLLQDDTLCEKIGTNGYKFIQNYHSWRVAAENVEHISCKVLNNFNKSKNS from the coding sequence TTGAAATTATGTCCTCAAGGTGTTTTTATGAATATATTATATATTTCTTTCCCGGATCTAAATGGTTCTGACGGTTCTTCTACTCATGTGAGGGAAATATTGAGAAATTTGTCCATTAATAATTCTATCACTGTTGTCTCTCCTACTAAATATCCTCCAGATTTTGGGAATAATTTAACTTTCAAAAGATGTGGATATCTTGATATTAATTTTTTGAGAGCATTTACTTTTTCTATAAATGCTTTTTTTATTTGTTGTTTCTATTTACTCCGAAATAAGTGTGACCTTATTTATGAAAGAGCTCACTTTTTTGGGACTGGTTGTAATGTATCTTTGCTATTTAATATTCCTGTAGTTGTGGAGGTAAATGGGATCTCTAATGAAACAGGTCTTTTACCCAGGTCAATTGCTAAAATCTTGCACTTGGTTTTATCTAACAGATATTCGTGTGCAACACATATTATAGCAGTTACACCTAAATTGAAGGAATTTCTTCAATCAACTTATGAAATTCCATCTCATAAAATTTCGGTAGTTGAAAATGGTGCTAATACTGACCTTTTTAAGCCAATGGATAGAAAAAGTGTATTGGAGACTCTAAATTTAGATGCAAATTATAAATATATTTGTTTTGTTGGGCATTTGGCTCCTTGGCAAGGTGTAGATTATTTAATAAAATCGAGTCCATATATTTTGAGTAAATGTCCTAATACGAAGTTTGTAATTGTAGGTGAGGGTCCAAAATTCGATGAACTGGTAAAACTTGTAAATCATTTGAATATTTCTCAAAACTATCTGTTTACAGGCTACGTCGATTATGAAACCGTTCCATTTTATATTAATGCTAGTAATATTTGTGTCGCACCTTTTGTCATTGAAAGAAATGAAAGGATAGGTTTATCTGCATTAAAATTATATGAATATCTCGCTTGCGGTAAACCTGTCGTTGCAAGTAAAATAACAGGTGTAGAAGAGTTACTTTCTACTTCAAATGGTGGTATCTCTGTAGCTCCTGAGGATGTATGCGATTTAGGTAAAACTATTGTACGATTATTACAAGACGACACTCTCTGCGAAAAAATTGGAACTAATGGTTATAAATTCATTCAGAATTATCATAGTTGGAGGGTTGCTGCGGAAAATGTCGAACATATTTCTTGTAAAGTTCTTAACAATTTTAATAAAAGTAAAAACTCATAA
- a CDS encoding glycosyltransferase family 4 protein, with the protein MKIGYFTTRFPYKNPLTGEVIFHSHDGGVENVAYSLAVEMAKRGHEIFIFTSSINSTNSIEDYGKIKIYRYKKNFIIGQAPISLDLLYKPLISDLCLDIVHAHMGNLPAPLTALFFSMIKNKPFIITHHGDWIGGYGGLKRRIGVFLFNNYLCDFILTRTNSIIGLSESHVADSRSLQKYFSKIEVIPNGINLDDFDIPLSKEECRNLLNLPKDKSIILFVGSLTPRKAPDVLLKAMEKIVQESPDSYLVLVGEGSWKNNLKEMAKTLGIDNDVLFTGFIDDDMKILHYKAADVFVLPSLSEAFPLTLMEAAASGLPLVGSGLECFKEIIDVDCNGFLTKTGDYNDLAKKIIYLLNDKELRLKMGANSLNKVKEFSWEKVAQDTEQVYLTLTM; encoded by the coding sequence ATGAAAATTGGATATTTTACAACGCGATTTCCATATAAAAATCCTTTAACAGGGGAAGTGATTTTTCATTCTCACGATGGAGGGGTAGAAAATGTTGCCTATAGCTTAGCAGTAGAAATGGCAAAAAGAGGGCATGAAATTTTTATTTTTACCTCTTCAATAAACTCAACTAACTCTATAGAAGATTATGGGAAAATAAAGATATATAGGTATAAAAAGAATTTTATTATCGGTCAAGCTCCAATTTCTCTTGACTTATTATATAAGCCTCTTATTTCTGACTTATGTTTGGATATTGTACATGCACATATGGGAAACCTACCAGCCCCATTAACTGCTCTTTTCTTTTCCATGATAAAAAACAAGCCCTTTATTATTACTCATCATGGGGACTGGATTGGTGGATATGGAGGTCTAAAACGCAGAATCGGGGTTTTTTTGTTCAATAATTATTTATGTGATTTTATCTTGACTCGCACAAATTCTATCATAGGTCTCTCTGAAAGCCACGTTGCAGATTCGCGCTCTTTACAAAAATATTTCTCAAAAATAGAAGTTATACCTAATGGTATAAATCTCGATGATTTTGATATCCCTCTTTCAAAAGAAGAATGTAGAAATTTATTGAATTTACCAAAAGATAAATCTATTATTCTTTTTGTAGGTAGCCTTACCCCGAGAAAGGCTCCTGACGTTTTACTTAAAGCAATGGAAAAAATAGTACAGGAATCTCCGGATTCTTATTTGGTTCTTGTTGGTGAAGGATCTTGGAAAAATAACCTGAAAGAAATGGCAAAAACACTTGGTATTGACAATGACGTTCTATTTACAGGTTTTATTGATGATGATATGAAGATATTACACTATAAAGCGGCAGATGTTTTTGTATTACCCTCGTTATCAGAGGCCTTTCCACTTACTTTAATGGAAGCTGCGGCTTCAGGCTTACCTTTGGTTGGAAGCGGGTTAGAATGTTTTAAAGAAATTATTGATGTAGATTGTAATGGATTTCTAACTAAAACCGGAGACTACAATGACCTTGCTAAAAAAATAATTTATCTCTTGAATGATAAAGAGTTGAGGCTAAAAATGGGAGCGAACTCTCTGAATAAAGTTAAAGAATTTTCTTGGGAAAAAGTGGCTCAGGATACCGAACAAGTTTACCTCACTCTCACCATGTAA
- a CDS encoding glycosyltransferase family 4 protein: MKILRIAPDLYPHVVGGICIHAHEMSKEQARMGHDVTVYTASEGIKCEYEALGGYHVRNFKPLVKILGNSITPNMFINLIKDQSKYDVIHAHSHLFFSTNLSAVARELGSTPLVITNHGLNSQTAPKWFQNIYTATGARLTFAAADKIICYTESEKKELVDIGIKSQKIKVIHNGIDTDLFVPSKETSFDKKNLLWVGRYARGKGLEYLIDAFNIVKSRHPKATLTMIGEGPEKDRIVQKINDLNLGNSIIMKDFVQNSELAGLYQNSSVFVLPSLEEGVPRTILESMSCGIPVVCSRLPQLVDIVDGGGILVPVKDSQTLGDRISEVLSNSSLAEEFRENGRRNVVENYSWKDTVKETIKLYEELV; encoded by the coding sequence TTGAAAATATTGCGCATTGCTCCTGACCTTTATCCTCATGTGGTTGGAGGAATTTGCATCCATGCCCATGAAATGTCCAAGGAGCAGGCAAGAATGGGACATGATGTTACCGTTTATACTGCGTCTGAGGGCATCAAATGTGAATATGAAGCTCTTGGCGGTTATCATGTCAGGAATTTCAAACCACTTGTAAAAATACTTGGAAATTCCATCACACCGAATATGTTTATTAATCTGATTAAAGACCAGTCAAAGTATGATGTGATCCATGCACACTCCCACTTGTTCTTTTCAACTAACCTCAGTGCAGTTGCAAGAGAGTTGGGTTCAACTCCCCTTGTCATAACCAATCATGGCCTGAACTCACAGACTGCTCCCAAATGGTTCCAGAACATTTATACGGCCACTGGTGCCAGGCTTACATTTGCAGCAGCAGATAAAATCATCTGTTACACTGAATCCGAGAAAAAGGAACTTGTTGACATCGGAATCAAATCCCAAAAAATCAAAGTGATACACAACGGCATCGATACTGATCTTTTTGTTCCTTCAAAGGAAACCTCTTTTGACAAAAAAAACTTGCTCTGGGTTGGCAGATATGCAAGAGGAAAAGGGCTCGAATATCTTATTGATGCTTTCAATATTGTAAAATCCAGGCACCCCAAAGCTACTCTCACAATGATCGGGGAAGGTCCGGAAAAAGACCGTATCGTTCAAAAAATAAATGACCTGAATCTGGGTAACAGTATTATAATGAAGGATTTTGTTCAGAACTCTGAACTTGCAGGTCTTTATCAAAATTCAAGTGTTTTTGTACTTCCGAGCCTTGAGGAAGGTGTCCCAAGGACAATTCTAGAATCAATGTCGTGTGGAATCCCTGTAGTCTGCTCCCGGCTTCCGCAGCTTGTCGATATTGTCGATGGTGGTGGGATACTGGTCCCAGTTAAAGATTCCCAAACCCTTGGAGACAGAATCTCAGAAGTGCTATCAAACTCTTCTCTTGCAGAAGAATTCAGGGAAAATGGAAGAAGAAATGTTGTTGAAAACTATTCCTGGAAGGACACCGTGAAGGAAACAATAAAGCTTTATGAAGAGTTGGTTTAA
- a CDS encoding disaggregatase related repeat-containing protein: MLKRKLGILCLSGCLILTSIPTALCISPAPTVYVSGDGSGDFNCDGKDDHVQINQALKYVKDNSAYTTVYLKGPFTYVIDSPLLMYSNTILEGDSNAVITIEDDNSWGKDIPLIKQASPSKTNPGKIIIRGFEIDGNYEGNTDKPRGSSYHTLMWFYYDDVEVYNMYLHDSHNDGLKIKESNSVKFHDNKIYKLGHEGLYAIQCENIEYYNNTCRTKTNSACRLYNSNHAKIHDNIIYTEFESDAGGPGIQIQYIRKDVAQPMNDIEVYNNTIYDTYGPGIWLIAYGESYAKSEAANVHIHHNIFYDCGTQPNYDWVCGIVTSGFDNTTIENNVFDGNYHTAVALQAPFNLNPPGTGYTTIVRNNIISNTKQRKYKPSGTGNGVVNYLTGTHSFILENNCFYNNTGGDYKNTDASSSDIHVDPLFADQANHDYHLKSLAGRWNGETWVRDSTSSQCIDAGSASSDYSNEPEDNGDKINIGRYGNTIYASLSGINSDTAFDDTTSDDTTSDDTTSDDLTDNTTPDDTTPDDLTDNTTPDENVSDENIISEVEVYDNRLREASSFTVYQTSSFIDAGGMNNVRYRDVMGFDLSEYTDASQIGAATLSLYWYYPSGTTRPEDTVIEVYRPASSWNSNYVSWNRRDSGVAWKNAGGDWYDKNGVLQGSTPYATITIKGSTLPDNRYYELDVTELVKEYVSGEYENTGFLIKAKTESNNYIAFCSSDYGNGSKEPKLSIAKKVASVTAPAATVNATITGAKDNRLREASSSTVYQSSSFIDVGSISGVGRYRDIMWFDLSEYTGSADVSNANLDLFWYYPSGTTRPEDTVIEVYRPASSWNSNYVSWNRRDSGVAWKNAGGDWYDKNGVLQGSTPYATITIKGSSLPDNRYYELDVTELVKEYISGEYENTGFLIKAKTESNNYIALYSSDCGNENQEPKLDIAYTT; this comes from the coding sequence ATGTTAAAACGAAAATTAGGAATACTTTGCCTGTCAGGATGTCTTATCCTTACAAGTATTCCTACAGCCTTATGCATAAGTCCAGCACCCACTGTATATGTTTCCGGAGACGGAAGCGGAGACTTCAACTGCGATGGGAAGGACGATCATGTTCAGATAAACCAGGCTCTCAAATATGTCAAAGATAATTCTGCATATACAACTGTCTACCTTAAAGGGCCATTTACATACGTCATTGACAGCCCTCTTCTGATGTATAGCAATACTATCCTGGAAGGAGATTCCAATGCTGTTATCACAATCGAAGATGATAATTCATGGGGGAAGGATATCCCTCTAATAAAACAGGCTTCTCCCAGTAAAACAAACCCTGGTAAAATAATCATTCGAGGCTTTGAAATCGACGGCAACTATGAAGGAAACACCGACAAACCACGCGGGAGCAGTTATCACACTTTAATGTGGTTCTATTATGATGATGTTGAAGTTTACAATATGTATTTACATGATAGTCATAATGACGGACTCAAAATTAAAGAGAGTAACTCTGTCAAGTTCCATGATAACAAGATTTACAAGCTTGGTCATGAAGGTCTTTATGCAATCCAATGTGAGAACATTGAGTATTACAACAATACGTGCAGGACTAAAACAAATTCCGCTTGCCGCCTCTACAATTCCAATCACGCAAAAATACATGACAATATAATTTACACTGAGTTTGAGTCGGACGCAGGAGGTCCCGGAATTCAGATACAATATATTAGGAAAGATGTAGCTCAGCCGATGAACGATATAGAGGTGTATAACAACACTATATATGATACATATGGTCCAGGGATCTGGCTTATAGCTTATGGGGAATCATACGCAAAATCCGAGGCAGCAAATGTCCACATACACCACAACATATTCTATGATTGTGGTACACAACCGAACTACGATTGGGTATGTGGTATAGTAACAAGCGGGTTTGATAATACCACCATAGAAAACAATGTTTTTGATGGAAATTATCACACTGCAGTCGCGCTACAGGCTCCTTTTAATCTTAATCCCCCGGGAACAGGATACACGACAATTGTACGTAATAATATAATTTCAAATACTAAACAAAGAAAATATAAGCCTTCAGGGACTGGAAATGGAGTGGTTAATTACCTCACAGGAACTCATTCCTTTATACTGGAAAACAATTGTTTCTACAATAACACTGGCGGAGATTACAAGAACACCGATGCATCTAGTTCGGATATCCATGTTGATCCGCTTTTTGCAGACCAGGCTAATCATGATTACCATCTTAAGTCATTAGCCGGTCGCTGGAACGGGGAAACATGGGTTAGGGATAGCACAAGTTCCCAATGTATTGATGCAGGGTCCGCCTCTTCTGACTACTCAAATGAACCTGAAGATAACGGAGATAAAATAAACATCGGAAGATATGGAAACACTATATATGCATCCCTTTCAGGGATTAACTCGGATACCGCATTTGATGACACCACATCTGATGACACCACATCTGATGACACCACATCTGATGATCTCACAGATAACACTACACCTGATGACACTACACCTGATGATCTCACAGATAACACTACACCTGATGAGAACGTATCCGATGAAAATATCATTTCCGAAGTTGAAGTATATGATAATAGGCTGCGTGAAGCATCTTCCTTTACCGTCTACCAGACTTCATCCTTCATTGACGCAGGTGGGATGAATAATGTCAGATACAGGGATGTGATGGGATTCGACTTGAGTGAATATACCGATGCCTCGCAGATTGGAGCTGCCACTCTTTCTCTCTACTGGTATTACCCTTCGGGGACTACAAGGCCTGAAGACACAGTCATTGAGGTTTACAGGCCTGCATCTTCCTGGAATTCAAACTATGTAAGCTGGAACAGGAGGGACAGTGGGGTTGCATGGAAGAACGCCGGAGGAGACTGGTACGATAAGAACGGGGTACTACAGGGAAGCACGCCGTATGCCACAATAACAATCAAAGGAAGTACCCTCCCGGATAACAGGTATTATGAGCTTGATGTAACCGAGCTAGTAAAAGAATACGTTAGTGGAGAATACGAAAATACAGGGTTCCTGATTAAAGCAAAAACTGAAAGCAACAATTACATCGCATTCTGCAGCAGTGACTACGGAAATGGAAGCAAAGAACCAAAGCTTAGCATAGCAAAGAAAGTAGCTTCAGTGACGGCGCCTGCGGCGACTGTAAATGCAACTATTACCGGTGCAAAAGATAACAGGCTGCGTGAAGCATCTTCTTCCACTGTTTACCAGAGTTCGTCCTTTATTGATGTTGGTAGTATAAGTGGGGTTGGAAGGTATAGAGACATAATGTGGTTTGACCTGAGCGAGTACACAGGCTCTGCTGATGTTAGTAATGCCAATCTGGATCTCTTCTGGTATTATCCTTCGGGGACTACAAGGCCTGAAGATACAGTCATTGAGGTCTACAGGCCTGCATCTTCCTGGAATTCAAACTATGTAAGCTGGAACAGGAGGGACAGTGGGGTTGCATGGA